One window of the Cryptococcus gattii WM276 chromosome E, complete sequence genome contains the following:
- a CDS encoding Protoplast regeneration and killer toxin resistance protein, putative (Similar to TIGR gene model, INSD accession AAW43666.1) codes for MAATNAEIYQQSQMPIPMPTPSLNPNINSAPAPGPNAMSVYEDCQSPLDTSVSGMYPGDRGSRVVSQPAPLLDQSHLRPGNQANLLSHDRTLELYRENAKKTNDPELIFEFSAFMIDAAKAMIPPEQENDPNPSPAVIKQMEKREEIIKEATSLLKRLADRGFPDAQYFLADCYANGIGTARGKQDFDRAFPLFILAAKHGHPDACYRAGTCCEHGWGCRRDSGKAVSFYNRKAAVGLHPGAMYRLGTAELNGALGFPRRPKEGVKWLKRSAEHATEEFPHALHELALLHERGIENVVFVDNDYAAELLAQSAELGYAPSAFKLGECYEYGKMGCPVDPALSIHYYNISAQQNHKDACFALTAWYLVGSPGVLPQSDTEAYLWAKKAAELGLAKAQYAVGYFTETGIGIEANSQAALTWYKKAAEGGDKRAAKRLATGSRSSALDRRLEMEALKEEKRLGAARVAQRSGSGSGANGKDGKDGCLIM; via the exons ATGGCAGCCACCAATGCCGAGATATACCAGCAGTCCCAGATGCCCATACCTATGCCCACCCCTTCTCTCAACCCCAACATCAACTCGGCCCCAGCTCCAGGCCCAAATGCGATGAGCGTCTACGAGGATTGTCAGAGTCCTCTCGATACCAGCGTCAGTGGCATGTATCCCGGCGACAGAGGAAGTCGTGTTGTCAGCCAACCAGCTCCTTTATTAGATCAGT CACATCTTCGACCGGGTAATCAGGccaatcttctctctcaCGACCGTACTCTCGAGCTCTACCGTGAAAATGCCAAAAAGACAAACGACCCCGAACTTATATTTGAGTTCTCTGCTTTCATGATCGACGCGGCCAAGGCGATGATTCCTCCTGAGCAGGAAAATGACCCCAACCCTTCGCCTGCGGTTATAAAACAGATGGAAAAGCGAGAAGAGATCATCAAGGAGGCCACATCGTTACTTAAGAGATTGGCGGATAGGGGTTTCCCAGATGCCCAATACTTTTTAGCCGACTGTTATGCCAATGGGATTGGTACTGCGAGGGGCAAGCAAGACTTTGATAGGGCATTCCCGCTCTTTATTCTTGCAGCCAAACACGGCCATCCGGATGCTTGCTACAGAGCCGGTACATGTTGTGAGCATGGGTGGGGTTGTAGGAGGGATAGTGGAAAGGCCGTTTCCTTTTACAA CAGGAAAGCTGCGGTCGGTCTTCACCCTGGTGCAATGTACCGACTTGGTACTGCTGAACTCAATGGCGCCCTTGGATTCCCCCGTCGCCCAAAGGAAGGTGTCAAATGGCTCAAGCGATCGGCCGAACACGCCACTGAAGAATTCCCTCACGCCCTTCATGAACTCGCCCTTTTGCATGAAAGAGGCATTGAAAATGTTGTTTTCGTAGACAACGATTACGCCGCTGAGCTTCTCGCTCAAAGCGCAGAGCTGGGATATGCTCCGAGCGCATTCAAGTTGGGAGAATGTTACGAATACGGCAAGATGGGGTGTCCTGTCGATCCGGCTTTGTCTATCCATTACTAT AACATTTCTGCCCAGCAAAATCACAAAGACGCCTGTTTCGCCCTTACAGCCTGGTACCTCGTTGGTTCTCCCGGTGTTCTTCCGCAGTCAGATACAGAAGCCTACCTCTGGGCTAAGAAAGCAGCCGAGTTAGGATTAGCCAAGGCGCAGTATGCCGTTGGATACTTTACCGAG ACTGGCATAGGAATAGAAGCCAATTCTCAAGCTGCACTTACTTGGTACAAAAAGGCAGCTGAGGGAGGCGATAAACGTGCTGCAAAGAGGTTGGCTACTGGATCCAGGAGCTCGGCACTCGACAGAAGATTAGAAATGGAGGCGttgaaggaagaaaagagatTGGGAGCCGCGCGCGTTGCGCAAAGGTCCGGCAGCGGCAGCGGTGCAAATGGGAAGGATGGGAAGGACGGATGTTTGATCATGTAA
- a CDS encoding uncharacterized protein (Similar to TIGR gene model, INSD accession AAW43664.1) has protein sequence MDFRRQTLATNGGSSHPQPLVPSSAVKKVGRLGPARQSLAPSQIQSRTSILGVSNSQENAPHGMMGSKKSTMPGKMGDRDQLMSASRGDGGMYGRTPQMNRGIPGSVRRSSVFTSNSQGRTSMAPGVYSTAYKDPRPLRDKVFQSNCMRNVNEYLISVRYPLPLTAKTLTSPTAKEFQSIFKFLVNDLVDPGAAWGKKFEDDTLSILKDLKYPGMDSVSKTALTAPGAPQSWPNMLAMLNWLVDLCKALDNWDDPEVISDPLMIPATELPLDYPNLDDRLLWDFAAKTYSQWFDGEAEEFDEAEQELEHAYDRMASATVAECEKLEREIQKRDVEIQQLHAQEPPLKKLEDEYVQLMSDKNKFISFLDQQGQKMEKIRLRISKVKEAVISQEAELEARQSELARIEQAVAAQNLTPDEVQRMNHERDSLTRSLEDLRNKISEASQFAYDQEMVVTKSMDRFEGLLTDYNSLAHQIGLLDSSLDAPSLAADVNYNLDVDLGAEELEEVKAVGVRMRSIIWQALQTCRETFRQEALGLGNGTIALEDEFDKLGQSVERQKEEVGNLEVRLKIVHNQAEDAQSQIASENSDTNKIITQLETEVTNMLAASQQGVLSTQSQLESTRIAFKELRHKTALFQDSVVAEVGEHIDAIIKAKEHTANSLKSIRALAETQ, from the exons ATGGACTTTCGCCGGCAAACCCTCGCCACCAATGGGGGCTCTTCTCACCCTCAACCATTGGTTCCTTCTTCAGCAGTCAAGAAAGTTGGTCGTCTCGGTCCTGCCCGTCAATCCCTCGCTCCGTCTCAAATACAATCACGCACCTCAATCTTGGGCGTTTCAAACTCTCAAGAAAATGCTCCACATGGCATGATGGGATCTAAAAAATCAACGATGCCTGGGAAAATGGGCGATAGGGATCAGTTGATGAGCGCAAGcagaggagatggagggaTGTATGGAAGAACACCGCAGATGAATCGGGGAATCCCTGGAAG TGTCCGAAGGAGTTCGGTATTCACTTCGAATAGCCAAGGGCGAACGTCAATGGCACCTGGAGTATATTCAACAGCGTATAAAGACCCTCGCCCCCTGCGCGACAAGGTCTTCCAATCCAACTGTATGCGCAACGTCAACGAGTACCTGATATCAGTCAGATATCCTCTTCCATTAACCGCCAAGACGCTCACGTCGCCCACCGCCAAGGAATTTCAATCAATATTCAAATTCCTGGTTAATGACCTGGTCGACCCAGGAGCAGCGTGGGGGAAAAAGTTTGAGGATGATACGCTGTCCATCTTGAAGGATCTGAAATACCCCGGTATGGATAGTGTCAGTAAAACGGCATTGACAGCTCCTGGTGCCCCCCAGTCATGGCCCAACATGCTTGCCATGTTGAACTGGCTAGTAGATCTGTGCAAG GCCCTGGACAACTGGGATGATCCCGAGGTCATTTCTGATCCTCTTATGATCCCTGCTACGGAATTGCCACTGGACTATCCGAACCTCGACGACCGTCTTCTGTGGGATTTTGCTGCCAAAACTTACTCTCAATGGTTCGATGGCGAAGCGGAAGAATTTGACGAAGCCGAACAAGAGCTTGAGCATGCTTATG ATCGAATGGCTTCGGCAACCGTTGCTGAATGTGAAAAGCTTGAAAGGGAAATTCAGAAACGCGATGTGGAAATTCAGCAGTTGCATGCCCAAGAG CCGCCGTTGAAGAAATTGGAGGATGAATATGTTCAGCTAATGAGTGACAAGAATAAGTTTATCTCATTCCTCGATCAACAGGGACAaaaaatggagaagatcAGGCTGCGTATCTCAAAGGTCAAAGAAGCGGTTATCAGCCAAG AGGCCGAGCTAGAGGCCCGACAAAGCGAACTGGCCCGTATCGAACAGGCAGTCGCGGCTCAAAACCTTACTCCCGACGAAGTGCAGCGCATGAACCACGAACGAGATAGTCTAACGCGAAGTCTTGAAGATTTGCGTAACAAGATTTCTGAAGCCAGCCAATTTGCTTATGACCAAGAAATGGTAGTCACCAAGTCTATGGACCGCTTTGAAGGTCTCCTTACCGACTATAACTCGCTTGCCCATCAAATTGGTTTGCTGGATTCGTCTCTCGACGCCCCTAGCCTAGCTGCCGATGTCAACTATAACCTTGATGTTGATCTTGGAGCGGAAGAACTGGAAGAGGTGAAGGCTGTCGGAGTCAGAATGCGTTCGATCATCTGGCAAGCGTTACAGACATGTAGAGAGACGTTTAGACAGGAGGCGTTGGGGCTGGGGAATGGTACCATTGCTTTAGAAGATGAGTTTGACAAGCTTGGGCAAAGTGTTGAAAGGcaaaaggaagaagtgggGAATCTTGAGGTCCGACTTAAGATTGTTCATAACCAAGCGGAAGATGCGCAGAGC CAAATTGCGTCTGAAAACTCAGATACCAACAAGATCATCACGCAGCTTGAGACCGAGGTTACCAACATGCTCGCAGCTAGTCAGCAAGGTGTCCTATCTACTCAGTCACAGTTGGAAAGTACGAGGATTGC TTTCAAAGAGTTGCGCCACAAGACGGCACTCTTCCAAGACTCTGTCGTAGCCGAAGTTGGAGAACATATTGATGCGATTATTAAGGCCAAAGAACATACTGCGAATAGCTTGAAGAGTATTAGGGCGTTGGCAGAGACTCAATAA
- a CDS encoding uncharacterized protein (Similar to TIGR gene model, INSD accession AAW43662.1): MSSPRSSAGSPADTNVASSTRPRNTVLDMQRRQLEKLLANPDKEVALPTGPQEKALRAPREMMKNVQGSSAGAGSGEFHVYKQSRRREYERIRLMTEKTKAEEEHAEFLKRQAERDATAEAKTAKNRAKRQKRKQGRKGGADAAEGGATNTGDGGVAKRKLEGGAKVLFKKPGEEASDSEENIGPVAPAVEEQKPEVVEPQRVAEEARISIVDED; this comes from the exons ATGTCCTCACCACGCTCCTCCGCAGGTTCCCCTGCAGACACAAATGTGGCCTCATCTACCCGCCCGCGCAACACCGTTCTCGACATGCAGAGGCGCCAA TTAGAGAAGCTGCTAGCCAATCCTGACAAGGAGGTCGCCCTCCCAACCGGCCCACAGGAAAAAGCACTCCGTGCGCCCCgagagatgatgaaaaATGTACAAGGATCCAGCGCGGGTGCCGGCTCTGGCGAGTTCCATGTCTACAAGCagagcagaagaagagagtaTGAGCGGATAAGATTGATGACTGAAAAGACAAAAGCT GAAGAAGAGCACGCGGAGTTCTTGAAAAGACAAGCAGAACGCGACGCTACAGCAGAAGCGAAAACGGCCAAAAATCGAGCCAAACGACAAAAACGCAAGCAGGGGCGAAAGGGAGGTGCGGATGCAGCGGAAGGAGGAGCTACAAACACAGGCGATGGCGGTGTGGCTAAGCGTAAACTCGAAGGAGGTGCAAAAGTCCTTTTCAAAAAGCCAGGAGAAGAAGCCAGCGATAGCGAAGAAAATATTGGGCCTGTCGCTCCAGCAGTTGAGGAACAGAAGCCAGAAGTCGTTGAGCCTCAAAGAGTCGCAGAAGAAGCACGAATATCAATCGTAGATGAGGATTAG